Proteins encoded within one genomic window of Bradyrhizobium sp. AZCC 1719:
- a CDS encoding DUF6537 domain-containing protein: MSDRGILSSLRYLFADFIGDDDDEPPFLPEGLPEPVMAVASEAIHLLIDYQGPSYARLYVDRLRRFIDKRGVDDVMLGEIARLMAVRMSYQDPIRIAQLKLAELHGPPGASAGSVEVKKFRLEELIGALPAVIAEYLLDALEWVGWAHRRVSIRFSTASRFGIRRLKIEAGLRRWRLLSVRYARERVWVERWLHMIDRSLTKQPQAAPAIIQTATMVEGYGDVYRQGIADWNAIIDGLAKPTFDGVLALSDLAGAIAEARAAASPDPRQTALKRKIAEIRARVSANV, from the coding sequence GTGTCAGACCGCGGTATTCTGTCGTCGTTGCGTTATCTCTTCGCCGATTTCATCGGCGACGATGACGACGAGCCGCCGTTCCTGCCCGAAGGACTGCCGGAGCCGGTGATGGCGGTGGCGAGCGAGGCCATCCATCTGCTCATCGACTATCAGGGTCCGAGCTACGCCCGGCTCTATGTCGACCGGCTGCGGCGGTTCATCGACAAACGAGGCGTCGACGACGTGATGCTCGGCGAAATAGCGCGGCTGATGGCGGTGCGCATGAGCTATCAGGACCCGATCCGAATCGCGCAGCTCAAGCTGGCCGAACTGCACGGTCCGCCGGGCGCGTCGGCCGGGTCCGTCGAGGTCAAAAAATTCCGGCTTGAAGAGCTGATCGGCGCGCTTCCCGCCGTCATCGCCGAATACCTGCTCGATGCGCTGGAGTGGGTGGGATGGGCGCACAGGCGCGTCTCGATCCGCTTTAGTACGGCAAGTCGCTTTGGCATTCGCCGCCTCAAGATCGAGGCGGGCCTGCGGCGATGGCGACTGCTTTCGGTGCGCTATGCCAGGGAGCGGGTCTGGGTCGAACGCTGGCTGCACATGATCGACCGCAGCCTGACCAAACAGCCGCAAGCCGCGCCCGCGATCATCCAGACCGCGACCATGGTCGAGGGCTATGGCGACGTCTATCGGCAGGGCATAGCGGACTGGAACGCGATCATCGACGGGCTTGCCAAGCCGACCTTCGATGGCGTGCTGGCCTTATCAGATCTCGCCGGCGCGATAGCCGAAGCGCGCGCCGCCGCCTCGCCCGACCCGCGGCAGACCGCGCTCAAGCGCAAGATCGCCGAGATAAGGGCACGGGTGTCCGCTAACGTGTAG